Proteins from one Rosa chinensis cultivar Old Blush chromosome 7, RchiOBHm-V2, whole genome shotgun sequence genomic window:
- the LOC112178751 gene encoding 3-oxoacyl-[acyl-carrier-protein] reductase 4 isoform X2: MAATIAFNAVGTPARLSRQLSHPSRRPYPLLAGLRLRQAVPARYSNSVSSSSGSGIRAQSVAVESLSAATAPKVEAPVVIVTGASRGIGKAVALAFGKSGCKVLVNYARSYKEAEQVSKEIEESGGQALTFGGDVSKEEDVAAMIKTVVDAWGTVDVLVNNAGITRDGLLMRMKKSQWQEVIDLNLTGVFLCTQAAAKVMMKQRKGRIINIASVVGLVGNVGQANYSAAKAGVIGFTKSVAKEYSSRNINVNAVAPGFIASDMTAKLGEDIEKKIIGSIPLDCTSVAICSKMIEIWIPIPLYLLCSPQLKSMSSKTEL, encoded by the exons ATGGCGGCCACGATCGCCTTTAACGCCGTCGGAACTCCGGCGCGCCTCTCCCGCCAATTGTCTCACCCGAGCCGCCGTCCCTATCCGCTTCTCGCCGGACTCCGACTCCGTCAGGCCGTCCCGGCGCGATACTCGAACTCAGTTTCTTCGTCCTCTGGCTCAG GAATTAGGGCTCAGTCTGTCGCCGTGGAGTCACTGAGCGCTGCTACAGCTCCGAAAGTGGAGGCTCCTGTGGTTATTGTCACCGGAGCTTCTAGAGGAATTGGCAAGGCTGTTGCCCTCGCTTTCGGAAAATCTGGTTGTAAG GTGCTTGTAAACTATGCAAGGTCATATAAGGAAGCCGAACAAGTTTCCAAGGAG ATTGAGGAATCAGGTGGTCAAGCTCTGACGTTTGGGGGTGATGtttcaaaagaagaagatgtaGCAGCAATGATTAAAACC GTGGTTGATGCGTGGGGAACAGTTGATGTCTTGGTTAACAATGCAG GAATAACACGGGATGGCTTGTTGATGAGAATGAAAAAATCCCAATGGCAGGAGGTTATTGATTTGAATCTTACTGGTGTATTTTTATGCACACAG GCTGCAGCCAAAGTTATGATGAAACAAAGAAAG GGAAGAATTATCAATATAGCATCTGTTGTTGGTCTTGTTGGCAATGTTGGACAAGCCAACTACAGCGCTGCAAAAGCAGGGGTAATTGGCTTCACAAAGAGTGTTGCAAAAGAATATTCAAGCAGGAACATCAAT GTCAATGCTGTAGCTCCTGGATTTATTGCGTCTGATATGACTGCCAAGCTGGGAGAAgacatagaaaagaaaatcattgGGTCCATCCCCTTAG ATTGTACTTCTGTTGCAATCTGCTCTAAGATGATTGAAATATGGATCCCTATTCCCCTATATCTTCTTTGTTCACCTCAACTGAAATCCATGAGTTCGAAGACTGAATTATAA
- the LOC112178751 gene encoding 3-oxoacyl-[acyl-carrier-protein] reductase 4 isoform X1: MAATIAFNAVGTPARLSRQLSHPSRRPYPLLAGLRLRQAVPARYSNSVSSSSGSGIRAQSVAVESLSAATAPKVEAPVVIVTGASRGIGKAVALAFGKSGCKVLVNYARSYKEAEQVSKEIEESGGQALTFGGDVSKEEDVAAMIKTVVDAWGTVDVLVNNAGITRDGLLMRMKKSQWQEVIDLNLTGVFLCTQAAAKVMMKQRKGRIINIASVVGLVGNVGQANYSAAKAGVIGFTKSVAKEYSSRNINVNAVAPGFIASDMTAKLGEDIEKKIIGSIPLGRYGQPEEVAGLVEFLALNPAAGYITGQVLTIDGGMVM; this comes from the exons ATGGCGGCCACGATCGCCTTTAACGCCGTCGGAACTCCGGCGCGCCTCTCCCGCCAATTGTCTCACCCGAGCCGCCGTCCCTATCCGCTTCTCGCCGGACTCCGACTCCGTCAGGCCGTCCCGGCGCGATACTCGAACTCAGTTTCTTCGTCCTCTGGCTCAG GAATTAGGGCTCAGTCTGTCGCCGTGGAGTCACTGAGCGCTGCTACAGCTCCGAAAGTGGAGGCTCCTGTGGTTATTGTCACCGGAGCTTCTAGAGGAATTGGCAAGGCTGTTGCCCTCGCTTTCGGAAAATCTGGTTGTAAG GTGCTTGTAAACTATGCAAGGTCATATAAGGAAGCCGAACAAGTTTCCAAGGAG ATTGAGGAATCAGGTGGTCAAGCTCTGACGTTTGGGGGTGATGtttcaaaagaagaagatgtaGCAGCAATGATTAAAACC GTGGTTGATGCGTGGGGAACAGTTGATGTCTTGGTTAACAATGCAG GAATAACACGGGATGGCTTGTTGATGAGAATGAAAAAATCCCAATGGCAGGAGGTTATTGATTTGAATCTTACTGGTGTATTTTTATGCACACAG GCTGCAGCCAAAGTTATGATGAAACAAAGAAAG GGAAGAATTATCAATATAGCATCTGTTGTTGGTCTTGTTGGCAATGTTGGACAAGCCAACTACAGCGCTGCAAAAGCAGGGGTAATTGGCTTCACAAAGAGTGTTGCAAAAGAATATTCAAGCAGGAACATCAAT GTCAATGCTGTAGCTCCTGGATTTATTGCGTCTGATATGACTGCCAAGCTGGGAGAAgacatagaaaagaaaatcattgGGTCCATCCCCTTAG GGCGATATGGTCAACCTGAAGAAGTTGCTGGACTGGTGGAATTCCTGGCTCTTAATCCTGCTGCTGGTTACATTACTGGACAG GTGTTGACCATTGATGGAGGAATGGTGATGTGA
- the LOC112180172 gene encoding protein PLASTID TRANSCRIPTIONALLY ACTIVE 10 isoform X1, translating to MQLLQTPHQFLFTFPPPKTLNPSPHSKPQPPKWTIPYLFPLTHSPPTNPFKPKALSSDEFPVDETFLQNFGPKDKETEDEARKRNWVERGWAPWEEVLTPEADFARKSLNEGEEVALQSPEAIEAFKMLRPSYRKKKMEEMGLTEDDYYRKQFEIKGNIPEPLETVWACPLVVRQVPPRDWPPRDWEVDKEELEYIRGAHKLQAVRVKLSDLESGVKVENDELCLDRYKVFLKQYKEWVAANKDRLEEESYKYDQDYHPGRRKRGKDYKEGMYELPFYYPGQICEGKVTSIHLYQGAFVDIGGVYDGWVPIKNNDWYWIRHHIKVGMRVMVEILAKRDPYRFRFPIELRFVYPNIDHLIFNRFDFPPIFHHDEDTNPDELRRDCGRPPVPRKDPKDKPVEEPLLSNHPYVDKLWQIHVAEQMILDDVEANPGKYKDKKLSELTDTEDLNEENSIEYSKAYYKKALVPKVILKTSVKELDLEAAFAERQLRNTLRRETEERGEEYKVTKMRRNVEMDEYDFLHWRRSLEEREALIRDISCRKALGLPLEEPGRYVEDSYFGKDQYDPDNALYRYDYWGEPKNSEKSKQERLTDAHNKAIVGKSTVWYEMSYDDCIKQRMQREAKGIKPREYEEEDTNTGDDDEDDDDDFDFSFLNETVDMTSQPHVNGTESPTISDEGIFED from the exons ATGCAACTCCTCCAAACCCCTCACCAATTCCTCTTCACCTTCCCTccacctaaaaccctaaacccttctCCCCACTCCAAACCCCAACCTCCCAAATGGACCATTCCTTATCTCTTCCCCCTCACCCATTCCCCTCCCACCAACCCCTTCAAACCCAAAGCCTTGAGCTCCGACGAGTTCCCAGTCGACGAGACCTTCCTCCAGAACTTCGGCCCAAAGGACAAGGAAACCGAAGACGAGGCCCGCAAGCGAAACTGGGTCGAGCGCGGCTGGGCCCCCTGGGAGGAGGTCCTCACCCCCGAGGCCGACTTCGCGCGCAAATCCCTCAACGAAGGCGAAGAGGTCGCCCTCCAGTCCCCCGAGGCCATCGAGGCCTTCAAGATGCTCCGGCCGAGTTaccggaagaagaagatggaggagATGGGGCTGACGGAGGACGACTACTACCGGAAACAGTTCGAGATTAAGGGGAATATTCCGGAGCCGTTGGAGACGGTCTGGGCCTGCCCGCTGGTGGTGAGACAGGTGCCGCCGAGGGATTGGCCGCCGAGGGATTGGGAGGTGGATAAGGAGGAGCTGGAGTATATAAGAGGAGCTCATAAGTTGCAAGCAGTGAGGGTAAAGTTGAGTGATTTGGAGAGTGGGGTTAAAGTGGAAAATGATGAGCTGTGTTTGGATAGGTATAAGGTGTTTTTGAAGCAGTATAAGGAGTGGGTCGCCGCGAATAAGGATCGATTGGAGGAGGAGTCTTATAAG TATGACCAAGATTACCATCCGGGAAGGAGGAAGAGAGGCAAGGACTACAAAGAGGGCATG TATGAACTTCCGTTTTATTACCCCGGACAA ATCTGTGAAGGAAAAGTGACATCTATACATCTGTATCAAGGAGCATTTGTGGACATCGGAGGTGTATATGATGG GTGGGTTCCTATAAAAAATAACGACTGGTACTGGATCCGCCATCACATAAAAGTTGGTATGCGTGTCATGGTTGAAATTCTG GCAAAACGAGATCCTTATCGCTTTCGGTTTCCAATTGAATTGCGTTTTGTCTATCCGAATATAGACCACCTTAT CTTTAACAGGTTTGACTTTCCACCAATATTTCATCATGATGAAGATACTAATCCAGATGAATTACGG CGTGATTGTGGAAGACCTCCTGTGCCCAGGAAGGATCCAAAAGATAAGCCCGTAGAGGAACCTTTATTGTCAAATCACCCTTATGTTGATAAG TTGTGGCAGATACATGTTGCTGAACAGATGATTTTGGATGATGTGGAGGCTAATCCTGGGAAATATAAAGACAAAAAACTATCAGAGTTAACTGATACTGAAGATTTGAATGAAGAAAATAGTATTGAATATTCAAAAGCTTATTATAAGAAAGCCTTAGTACCAAAAGTGATTCTG AAAACAAGCGTTAAAGAACTTGACCTGGAGGCTGCCTTTGCTGAGCGTCAG CTACGTAACACACTAAGAAGGGAGacagaagagagaggagaggaatACAAAGTTACCAAAATGAGGCGCAATGTTGAGATGGACGAGTATGACTTCTTACATTGGCGTCGATCATTGGAGGAAAGAGAAGCTTTGATCAGAGATATAAGCTG CCGTAAGGCTCTTGGTCTACCACTGGAAGAGCCGGGGAGGTATGTGGAAGACAGCTATTTTGGAAAGGATCAATATGACCCGGACAACGCTCTATACCGGTATGACTACTGGGGAGAACCGAAAAACTCAGAGAAGAGCAAGCAAGAACGGCTGACAGATGCTCACAACAAAGCTATTGTTGGAAAGAGTACCGTGTGGTATGAAATGTCATATGACGATTGCATCAAACAGCGGATGCAAAGAGAAGCCAAGGGGATAAAACCAAGAGAATATGAGGAGGAAGATACAAACACAGGTGACGATGATGAAGACGATGACGACGACTTTGATTTCAGCTTCTTGAATGAAACTGTTGATATGACCTCCCAGCCCCATGTTAATGGGACAGAATCTCCTACAATTTCCGATGAGGGCATATTTGAGGATTAA
- the LOC112179999 gene encoding lysine histidine transporter 1 — translation MVGAGVLGLPFAMSQLGWGPGVTVMVLSWIITLYTLWQMVEMHESVPGKRFDRYHELGQHAFGEKLGLWIVVPQQLMVQFGVCIVYMITGGKSLQKIHDTVAPGKPIKTTYFIMIFAAVHFFISHLPSFNSIAGISLAAAVMSLSYSTVAWGASLHKGVQPEVQYGPRASTTTGNVFNFFSALGDIAFAFAGHNVVLEIQATIPSTPDKPSKKPMWKGVMLAYVVVALCYFPVALIGYWVFGNSVQDNILISLEKPKWLIVIANAFVVIHVIGSYQVFAMPVFDTIEAALVRQMNFKPSYSLRFISRNLFVAMTLFIGVTFPFFGGLLSFFGGFAFAPTTYFLPCIMWLVIYKPKKFSLSWFANWFCIIAGVLLLIFAPIGALRNIILQAKDYKFYS, via the exons ATGGTTGGTGCTGGTGTGCTTGGTCTTCCCTTTGCCATGTCTCAACTTGGATG GGGACCTGGAGTCACTGTGATGGTTCTTTCATGGATTATCACCCTATACACCTTATGGCAGATGGTAGAGATGCATGAGTCTGTGCCGGGGAAGAGGTTTGACAGGTATCATGAGTTGGGTCAACATGCCTTCGGAGAAAAGCTAGGGCTTTGGATTGTGGTACCCCAACAACTAATGGTGCAATTTGGTGTCTGCATCGTCTATATGATTACAGGTGGTAAATCACTGCAGAAGATCCATGATACTGTGGCCCCTGGAAAACCAATCAAAACCACCTACTTCATCATGATCTTTGCCGCTGTCCACTTTTTTATCTCTCACCTCCCTAGCTTCAATTCCATTGCTGGTATTTCTCTTGCTGCAGCTGTCATGTCCTTGAG CTACTCTACAGTTGCTTGGGGAGCTTCACTTCACAAAGGGGTTCAACCAGAAGTACAGTATGGCCCCAGGGCTTCAACCACCACAGGAAATGTGTTCAATTTCTTTAGTGCTTTGGGAGATATAGCTTTTGCTTTTGCCGGTCACAATGTGGTTTTGGAGATTCAAGCAACCATTCCTTCTACACCTGACAAGCCCTCCAAAAAACCAATGTGGAAGGGTGTGATGCTTGCATATGTTGTGGTGGCTTTGTGCTATTTCCCAGTTGCTCTTATAGGTTATTGGGTATTCGGCAACAGTGTTCAGGATAACATCCTCATATCATTGGAGAAACCAAAGTGGCTAATTGTTATTGCTAATGCCTTTGTTGTTATTCATGTGATTGGAAGTTATCAG GTCTTTGCAATGCCGGTGTTTGACACAATTGAAGCAGCTCTAGTGAGACAGATGAATTTCAAACCATCTTATTCTCTTCGCTTTATATCACGAAATCTATTTGTTG CAATGACCTTGTTCATCGGAGTCACGTTCCCTTTCTTTGGCGGGCTTCTCAGTTTCTTTGGAGGATTTGCTTTTGCTCCCACAACATATTTT CTTCCTTGCATCATGTGGCTCGTCATCTACAAACCTAAGAAATTCAGCTTATCCTGGTTTGCAAATTGG TTTTGCATTATAGCTGGAGTGTTATTGCTGATTTTTGCTCCTATTGGTGCCTTGAGGAACATCATACTTCAAGCCAAGGATTACAAATTCTACTCTTAG
- the LOC112179997 gene encoding uncharacterized protein LOC112179997 isoform X2: MATSAFKSTTKRTPIGSSPAPAEDSSSVNRSHRRSRSLSCFSRRLPEPPAEEFEVNPTPRRKFVNTVRGSGFPEISLDDLAIELFDSGSDERGGRSALRSSETTPAQRRGRSVSRHGPRVNGGGGETRGRAGNSSGGGRVVSESKGNSRQRRSVSVARYQMSDSESDLDHTHNRSTVKSKNFTSSNNQTPLSRKSLDSNYRPGLRRSLSQKDLKCHDGYSSSVLTDDEGKDAYIYKNGAEKTIRAVYSEKKAEHPAGNDMKSGLYEVMRKELRHAVEEIRTELEQEKGKTKSTVLAPGDSVRSNGSDVLQAVSSFRKNYSSKLEQSEKRKQDLLAEIVLEEQHSRELSKIVKELLPEPKKIVSPDRPSRTRRRSNDKGRMSKRLTEEAERYIEDFISNVEDTDISSLDGERSDTSSSLGGIMKGETFQSPAMSTPPPVFMDGVVLPWLRWETSNDGTPMGCRNKTEPPMTPKSFSWGASQEVTNAQDHSQSASSRGSWSPGIIDSLPFNVMENASSKIGESGNYQRQSHPGGSNPSRFDMDKYLQLKNNEDFLLETLKQQRRIGSGGLLLCNRMLI, translated from the exons ATGGCGACCTCGGCGTTCAAATCGACGACGAAGCGGACGCCGATTGGGAGCTCTCCGGCTCCGGCGGAGGACTCGTCTTCGGTTAATCGGTCACACCGGCGCTCGCGGAGCCTCAGCTGCTTCTCGCGCCGGCTGCCGGAGCCGCCGGCCGAGGAGTTTGAAGTCAATCCGACTCCCAGGAGGAAGTTTGTGAACACGGTCAGGGGCTCGGGGTTCCCGGAGATTAGTCTTGATGACTTGGCTATTGAGCTGTTTGATTCTGGCTCGGATGAGAGAGGAGGACGCTCGGCGTTGCGGAGTTCCGAAACTACCCCTGCCCAGAGGCGGGGGAGGTCGGTGTCGAGGCACGGCCCGAGGGTGAACGGCGGCGGTGGTGAGACGAGGGGCCGCGCTGGTAATAGCTCAGGTGGAGGGAGGGTAGTTTCAGAAAGTAAGGGAAATTCGAGGCAAAGGCGATCGGTTTCTGTTGCTCGGTATCAGATGAGCGATTCCGAG AGTGATCTCGATCATACTCATAATCGTAGCACTGTTAAGTCGAAGAACTTCACTAGCAGTAACAACCAGACGCCCTTGTCCCGTAAGTCATTGGATTCAAATTATAGGCCAGGATTGAGAAGGTCTCTTAGCCAAAAAGATTTGAAGTGCCATGATGGTTACTCT TCTTCTGTCCTAACTGATGATGAGGGGaaggatgcttatatctataaAAATGGGGCTGAGAAGACTATACGAGCTGTATATTCAGAGAAGAAG GCAGAGCACCCTGCTGGTAATGATATGAAAAGTGGACTTTATGAAGTAATGCGAAAAGAACTTAGACATGCTGTGGAAGAGATTAGGACAGAACTTGAACAG GAAAAGGGCAAAACAAAATCTACTGTTCTAGCACCTGGTGATTCCGTGCGATCTAACGGATCAGATGTACTTCAGGCTGTTTCTTCATTCAGGAAGAATTATTCTTCCAAATTGGAACAG TCAGAAAAGCGTAAACAAGATTTATTAGCGGAAATAGTGCTGGAGGAACAACACAGTAGGGAACTGTCAAAGATTGTAAAAGAATTGCTCCCTGAGCCAAAGAAAATTGTCAGTCCAGACAGGCCATCACGAACTAGAAGG AGGAGCAATGACAAAGGTAGGATGTCTAAGCGATTGACTGAGGAAGCAGAAAGATATATTGAGGACTTCATTTCAAATGTTGAAGACACAGATATATCATCACTTGATGGTGAAAGAAGTGATACAAGTTCGAGCTTAGGAGGAATAATGAAGGGCGAAACTTTTCAGAGTCCAGCCATGTCAACTCCTCCTCCTGTTTTCATGGACGGCGTTGTACTGCCTTGGTTGCGGTGGGAGACTAGTAATGATGGTACTCCTATGGGGTGCAGGAATAAGACTGAACCACCAATGACCCCGAAGTCTTTTTCATGGGGTGCTTCTCAG GAAGTgaccaatgcacaagaccataGTCAGTCTGCTAGCAGCCGCGGGAGTTGGAGCCCTGGAATAATCGATTCCCTGCCATTTAACGTCATGGAAAATGCATCCAGTAAAATTGGAGAATCTGGTAATTACCAGCGCCAATCACACCCGGGCGGGTCAAATCCTTCACGCTTTGACATGGACAAGTATCTCCAGCTTAAAAACAATGAAGATTTTCTCTTAGAAACACTGAAGCAACAGCGCAGAATTGGTTCTGGGGGCCTGTTGCTTTGTAATAGAATGTTGATTTAG
- the LOC112180172 gene encoding protein PLASTID TRANSCRIPTIONALLY ACTIVE 10 isoform X2 yields the protein MQLLQTPHQFLFTFPPPKTLNPSPHSKPQPPKWTIPYLFPLTHSPPTNPFKPKALSSDEFPVDETFLQNFGPKDKETEDEARKRNWVERGWAPWEEVLTPEADFARKSLNEGEEVALQSPEAIEAFKMLRPSYRKKKMEEMGLTEDDYYRKQFEIKGNIPEPLETVWACPLVVRQVPPRDWPPRDWEVDKEELEYIRGAHKLQAVRVKLSDLESGVKVENDELCLDRYKVFLKQYKEWVAANKDRLEEESYKYDQDYHPGRRKRGKDYKEGMYELPFYYPGQICEGKVTSIHLYQGAFVDIGGVYDGWVPIKNNDWYWIRHHIKVGMRVMVEILAKRDPYRFRFPIELRFVYPNIDHLIFNRFDFPPIFHHDEDTNPDELRRDCGRPPVPRKDPKDKPVEEPLLSNHPYVDKLWQIHVAEQMILDDVEANPGKYKDKKLSELTDTEDLNEENSIEYSKAYYKKALVPKVILKTSVKELDLEAAFAERQLRNTLRRETEERGEEYKVTKMRRNVEMDEYDFLHWRRSLEEREALIRDISCYTLNLHAKTVRFFLQP from the exons ATGCAACTCCTCCAAACCCCTCACCAATTCCTCTTCACCTTCCCTccacctaaaaccctaaacccttctCCCCACTCCAAACCCCAACCTCCCAAATGGACCATTCCTTATCTCTTCCCCCTCACCCATTCCCCTCCCACCAACCCCTTCAAACCCAAAGCCTTGAGCTCCGACGAGTTCCCAGTCGACGAGACCTTCCTCCAGAACTTCGGCCCAAAGGACAAGGAAACCGAAGACGAGGCCCGCAAGCGAAACTGGGTCGAGCGCGGCTGGGCCCCCTGGGAGGAGGTCCTCACCCCCGAGGCCGACTTCGCGCGCAAATCCCTCAACGAAGGCGAAGAGGTCGCCCTCCAGTCCCCCGAGGCCATCGAGGCCTTCAAGATGCTCCGGCCGAGTTaccggaagaagaagatggaggagATGGGGCTGACGGAGGACGACTACTACCGGAAACAGTTCGAGATTAAGGGGAATATTCCGGAGCCGTTGGAGACGGTCTGGGCCTGCCCGCTGGTGGTGAGACAGGTGCCGCCGAGGGATTGGCCGCCGAGGGATTGGGAGGTGGATAAGGAGGAGCTGGAGTATATAAGAGGAGCTCATAAGTTGCAAGCAGTGAGGGTAAAGTTGAGTGATTTGGAGAGTGGGGTTAAAGTGGAAAATGATGAGCTGTGTTTGGATAGGTATAAGGTGTTTTTGAAGCAGTATAAGGAGTGGGTCGCCGCGAATAAGGATCGATTGGAGGAGGAGTCTTATAAG TATGACCAAGATTACCATCCGGGAAGGAGGAAGAGAGGCAAGGACTACAAAGAGGGCATG TATGAACTTCCGTTTTATTACCCCGGACAA ATCTGTGAAGGAAAAGTGACATCTATACATCTGTATCAAGGAGCATTTGTGGACATCGGAGGTGTATATGATGG GTGGGTTCCTATAAAAAATAACGACTGGTACTGGATCCGCCATCACATAAAAGTTGGTATGCGTGTCATGGTTGAAATTCTG GCAAAACGAGATCCTTATCGCTTTCGGTTTCCAATTGAATTGCGTTTTGTCTATCCGAATATAGACCACCTTAT CTTTAACAGGTTTGACTTTCCACCAATATTTCATCATGATGAAGATACTAATCCAGATGAATTACGG CGTGATTGTGGAAGACCTCCTGTGCCCAGGAAGGATCCAAAAGATAAGCCCGTAGAGGAACCTTTATTGTCAAATCACCCTTATGTTGATAAG TTGTGGCAGATACATGTTGCTGAACAGATGATTTTGGATGATGTGGAGGCTAATCCTGGGAAATATAAAGACAAAAAACTATCAGAGTTAACTGATACTGAAGATTTGAATGAAGAAAATAGTATTGAATATTCAAAAGCTTATTATAAGAAAGCCTTAGTACCAAAAGTGATTCTG AAAACAAGCGTTAAAGAACTTGACCTGGAGGCTGCCTTTGCTGAGCGTCAG CTACGTAACACACTAAGAAGGGAGacagaagagagaggagaggaatACAAAGTTACCAAAATGAGGCGCAATGTTGAGATGGACGAGTATGACTTCTTACATTGGCGTCGATCATTGGAGGAAAGAGAAGCTTTGATCAGAGATATAAGCTG ttaCACACTGAACCTGCATGCTAAAACTGTAAGGTTTTTCCTACAGCCGTAA
- the LOC112179997 gene encoding uncharacterized protein LOC112179997 isoform X1 has protein sequence MATSAFKSTTKRTPIGSSPAPAEDSSSVNRSHRRSRSLSCFSRRLPEPPAEEFEVNPTPRRKFVNTVRGSGFPEISLDDLAIELFDSGSDERGGRSALRSSETTPAQRRGRSVSRHGPRVNGGGGETRGRAGNSSGGGRVVSESKGNSRQRRSVSVARYQMSDSESDLDHTHNRSTVKSKNFTSSNNQTPLSRKSLDSNYRPGLRRSLSQKDLKCHDGYSSQSSVLTDDEGKDAYIYKNGAEKTIRAVYSEKKAEHPAGNDMKSGLYEVMRKELRHAVEEIRTELEQEKGKTKSTVLAPGDSVRSNGSDVLQAVSSFRKNYSSKLEQSEKRKQDLLAEIVLEEQHSRELSKIVKELLPEPKKIVSPDRPSRTRRRSNDKGRMSKRLTEEAERYIEDFISNVEDTDISSLDGERSDTSSSLGGIMKGETFQSPAMSTPPPVFMDGVVLPWLRWETSNDGTPMGCRNKTEPPMTPKSFSWGASQEVTNAQDHSQSASSRGSWSPGIIDSLPFNVMENASSKIGESGNYQRQSHPGGSNPSRFDMDKYLQLKNNEDFLLETLKQQRRIGSGGLLLCNRMLI, from the exons ATGGCGACCTCGGCGTTCAAATCGACGACGAAGCGGACGCCGATTGGGAGCTCTCCGGCTCCGGCGGAGGACTCGTCTTCGGTTAATCGGTCACACCGGCGCTCGCGGAGCCTCAGCTGCTTCTCGCGCCGGCTGCCGGAGCCGCCGGCCGAGGAGTTTGAAGTCAATCCGACTCCCAGGAGGAAGTTTGTGAACACGGTCAGGGGCTCGGGGTTCCCGGAGATTAGTCTTGATGACTTGGCTATTGAGCTGTTTGATTCTGGCTCGGATGAGAGAGGAGGACGCTCGGCGTTGCGGAGTTCCGAAACTACCCCTGCCCAGAGGCGGGGGAGGTCGGTGTCGAGGCACGGCCCGAGGGTGAACGGCGGCGGTGGTGAGACGAGGGGCCGCGCTGGTAATAGCTCAGGTGGAGGGAGGGTAGTTTCAGAAAGTAAGGGAAATTCGAGGCAAAGGCGATCGGTTTCTGTTGCTCGGTATCAGATGAGCGATTCCGAG AGTGATCTCGATCATACTCATAATCGTAGCACTGTTAAGTCGAAGAACTTCACTAGCAGTAACAACCAGACGCCCTTGTCCCGTAAGTCATTGGATTCAAATTATAGGCCAGGATTGAGAAGGTCTCTTAGCCAAAAAGATTTGAAGTGCCATGATGGTTACTCT AGCCAGTCTTCTGTCCTAACTGATGATGAGGGGaaggatgcttatatctataaAAATGGGGCTGAGAAGACTATACGAGCTGTATATTCAGAGAAGAAG GCAGAGCACCCTGCTGGTAATGATATGAAAAGTGGACTTTATGAAGTAATGCGAAAAGAACTTAGACATGCTGTGGAAGAGATTAGGACAGAACTTGAACAG GAAAAGGGCAAAACAAAATCTACTGTTCTAGCACCTGGTGATTCCGTGCGATCTAACGGATCAGATGTACTTCAGGCTGTTTCTTCATTCAGGAAGAATTATTCTTCCAAATTGGAACAG TCAGAAAAGCGTAAACAAGATTTATTAGCGGAAATAGTGCTGGAGGAACAACACAGTAGGGAACTGTCAAAGATTGTAAAAGAATTGCTCCCTGAGCCAAAGAAAATTGTCAGTCCAGACAGGCCATCACGAACTAGAAGG AGGAGCAATGACAAAGGTAGGATGTCTAAGCGATTGACTGAGGAAGCAGAAAGATATATTGAGGACTTCATTTCAAATGTTGAAGACACAGATATATCATCACTTGATGGTGAAAGAAGTGATACAAGTTCGAGCTTAGGAGGAATAATGAAGGGCGAAACTTTTCAGAGTCCAGCCATGTCAACTCCTCCTCCTGTTTTCATGGACGGCGTTGTACTGCCTTGGTTGCGGTGGGAGACTAGTAATGATGGTACTCCTATGGGGTGCAGGAATAAGACTGAACCACCAATGACCCCGAAGTCTTTTTCATGGGGTGCTTCTCAG GAAGTgaccaatgcacaagaccataGTCAGTCTGCTAGCAGCCGCGGGAGTTGGAGCCCTGGAATAATCGATTCCCTGCCATTTAACGTCATGGAAAATGCATCCAGTAAAATTGGAGAATCTGGTAATTACCAGCGCCAATCACACCCGGGCGGGTCAAATCCTTCACGCTTTGACATGGACAAGTATCTCCAGCTTAAAAACAATGAAGATTTTCTCTTAGAAACACTGAAGCAACAGCGCAGAATTGGTTCTGGGGGCCTGTTGCTTTGTAATAGAATGTTGATTTAG